A window from Neodiprion fabricii isolate iyNeoFabr1 chromosome 2, iyNeoFabr1.1, whole genome shotgun sequence encodes these proteins:
- the LOC124176417 gene encoding LIM homeobox transcription factor 1-beta isoform X2: MLEFYPSAPGPNNHPGEPGQPLLPTPTMSFPPGMNNNNSEPTVSVKTEAGLLEAICAACGRGIADRYVMRVGEKSYHEDCLSCAACASPLVHTCFTRDHKLYCRVDYERIFAVKCSRCMEKIRCSDLVMRVAGLFFHVECFACCMCGQSLPRGAHFILRQGQPICRRDFEHERYVHSPQDDDLLDESRPPDGRRGPKRPRTILTSAQRRQFKASFEVSPKPCRKVREALAKDTGLSVRVVQVWFQNQRAKMKKLQRKAKAEPGAEKEPKEERAGESPHSDHNTYAGHSGESFCSSDLSLDGTEAGFDIGDGDNGGPDGSHPGGPHSHHGPPPHEAPTLSQSLHAAMHNPIDKLFMMQSSYFSGEHA; this comes from the exons ATGCTGGAATTCTACCCGTCGGCCCCAGGGCCAAACAACCACCCTGGAGAACCGGGCCAACCATTGCTACCGACACCAACAATGTCTTTCCCTCCAGGAATGAACAACAATAACTCTG AGCCAACGGTGTCGGTGAAGACGGAGGCGGGACTCCTAGAGGCGATTTGCGCAGCTTGCGGTCGAGGCATTGCGGACAGATACGTAATGCGAGTAGGAGAGAAAAGTTACCACGAGGATTGCCTCTCTTGCGCTGCATGCGCGTCTCCCTTGGTTCACACCTGTTTCACCCGGGATCACAAGCTCTACTGCAGGGTGGACTACGAGCGCATATTCGCGGTGAAGTGCAGCCGATGCATGGAAAAGATTCGATGTTCGGATCTCGTGATGCGGGTGGCCGGCCTCTTCTTTCACGTCGAATGTTTCGCCTGCTGCATGTGCGGACAGAGCCTTCCTCGAGGGGCTCATTTCATCCTGAGACAGGGGCAACCCATATGTAGAAGAGACTTCGAGCACGAGCGTTACGTTCACAGTCCTCAAG ACGACGACCTCCTGGACGAAAGTCGACCTCCGGACGGGCGGCGCGGTCCCAAAAGGCCCCGCACTATTCTGACTTCCGCTCAGAGACGCCAGTTCAAAGCGTCCTTCGAAGTGTCGCCTAAGCCTTGCAGAAAAGTGCGCGAGGCTCTCGCCAAAGACACTGGTCTCAGTGTTCGGGTCGTGCAAGTCTGGTTCCAAAATCAGAGGGCGAAGATGAAGAAACTTCAGAGAAAAGCGAAGGCGGAACCTGGCGCCGAAAAGGAACCGAAGGAGGAACGCGCCGGGGAAAGTCCTCACAGCGATCATA ACACATACGCGGGACATTCCGGCGAGAGTTTCTGCAGCAGTGACCTTTCTCTGGACGGTACCGAGGCCGGGTTCGATATCGGGGATGGGGATAACGGGGGCCCGGATGGGAGTCATCCTGGTGGGCCTCATTCCCATCACGGACCTCCCCCGCACGAAGCGCCGACACTTTCCCAGAGCCTACACGCCGCGATGCATAATCCGATAGACAAACTCTTCATGATGCAAAGCAGTTATTTTAGCGGCGAACACGCGTAG
- the LOC124176417 gene encoding LIM homeobox transcription factor 1-beta isoform X1: MLEFYPSAPGPNNHPGEPGQPLLPTPTMSFPPGMNNNNSEPTVSVKTEAGLLEAICAACGRGIADRYVMRVGEKSYHEDCLSCAACASPLVHTCFTRDHKLYCRVDYERIFAVKCSRCMEKIRCSDLVMRVAGLFFHVECFACCMCGQSLPRGAHFILRQGQPICRRDFEHERYVHSPQDDDLLDESRPPDGRRGPKRPRTILTSAQRRQFKASFEVSPKPCRKVREALAKDTGLSVRVVQVWFQNQRAKMKKLQRKAKAEPGAEKEPKEERAGESPHSDHSHYLNALSMRDGDSSSFPSATQPLNPNNPYSPDDTYAGHSGESFCSSDLSLDGTEAGFDIGDGDNGGPDGSHPGGPHSHHGPPPHEAPTLSQSLHAAMHNPIDKLFMMQSSYFSGEHA, encoded by the exons ATGCTGGAATTCTACCCGTCGGCCCCAGGGCCAAACAACCACCCTGGAGAACCGGGCCAACCATTGCTACCGACACCAACAATGTCTTTCCCTCCAGGAATGAACAACAATAACTCTG AGCCAACGGTGTCGGTGAAGACGGAGGCGGGACTCCTAGAGGCGATTTGCGCAGCTTGCGGTCGAGGCATTGCGGACAGATACGTAATGCGAGTAGGAGAGAAAAGTTACCACGAGGATTGCCTCTCTTGCGCTGCATGCGCGTCTCCCTTGGTTCACACCTGTTTCACCCGGGATCACAAGCTCTACTGCAGGGTGGACTACGAGCGCATATTCGCGGTGAAGTGCAGCCGATGCATGGAAAAGATTCGATGTTCGGATCTCGTGATGCGGGTGGCCGGCCTCTTCTTTCACGTCGAATGTTTCGCCTGCTGCATGTGCGGACAGAGCCTTCCTCGAGGGGCTCATTTCATCCTGAGACAGGGGCAACCCATATGTAGAAGAGACTTCGAGCACGAGCGTTACGTTCACAGTCCTCAAG ACGACGACCTCCTGGACGAAAGTCGACCTCCGGACGGGCGGCGCGGTCCCAAAAGGCCCCGCACTATTCTGACTTCCGCTCAGAGACGCCAGTTCAAAGCGTCCTTCGAAGTGTCGCCTAAGCCTTGCAGAAAAGTGCGCGAGGCTCTCGCCAAAGACACTGGTCTCAGTGTTCGGGTCGTGCAAGTCTGGTTCCAAAATCAGAGGGCGAAGATGAAGAAACTTCAGAGAAAAGCGAAGGCGGAACCTGGCGCCGAAAAGGAACCGAAGGAGGAACGCGCCGGGGAAAGTCCTCACAGCGATCATA GTCATTACTTGAACGCGCTGAGCATGCGCGACGGGGATTCTTCCAGCTTCCCTTCGGCCACGCAGCCGCTCAACCCCAACAACCCTTACTCACCCGACG ACACATACGCGGGACATTCCGGCGAGAGTTTCTGCAGCAGTGACCTTTCTCTGGACGGTACCGAGGCCGGGTTCGATATCGGGGATGGGGATAACGGGGGCCCGGATGGGAGTCATCCTGGTGGGCCTCATTCCCATCACGGACCTCCCCCGCACGAAGCGCCGACACTTTCCCAGAGCCTACACGCCGCGATGCATAATCCGATAGACAAACTCTTCATGATGCAAAGCAGTTATTTTAGCGGCGAACACGCGTAG